In Streptomyces sp. NBC_00091, the following proteins share a genomic window:
- a CDS encoding acyl-CoA dehydrogenase family protein codes for MDFQETEEQRDLRAGVRNLLAGRYGREALRASVDSGAGVDRALWRELGEAGFFSLRLPEAEGGVGLGLPEAVLVFEEAGRALLPGPLVATHLAAGVVRGAASGSAVVTAFDLDGPLVTHLGEADAVLGMPGVPAGEPVRSADPLTPLWRASGSAPGAEYRDTGALLTAALQAGSAVRTVELAVRYAGEREQFGQPIGGFQAVKHLCARMLVRAEVARTAVYAAAVTGDPAEIATAKLLADGAAVRGARDCLQVHGGMGFTWEADVHLHLKRAWVRAEQWRTAAEAEELLAERLLADDAS; via the coding sequence GTGGACTTCCAGGAGACCGAGGAACAGCGGGACCTGCGGGCGGGCGTACGGAACCTGCTGGCCGGGCGGTACGGGCGCGAGGCGCTGCGGGCCTCGGTGGACAGCGGCGCGGGCGTGGACCGTGCCCTCTGGCGGGAGCTGGGCGAGGCGGGCTTCTTCTCGCTGCGGCTCCCCGAAGCCGAGGGCGGGGTGGGCCTGGGCCTGCCGGAGGCGGTGCTCGTCTTCGAGGAGGCCGGGCGGGCACTGCTGCCGGGACCGCTGGTGGCCACCCACCTGGCCGCCGGAGTGGTCCGGGGGGCGGCGTCCGGCTCGGCGGTGGTGACCGCCTTCGATCTGGACGGGCCGCTGGTGACCCACCTGGGGGAGGCCGACGCCGTCCTCGGGATGCCCGGGGTCCCGGCGGGCGAGCCGGTGCGCTCGGCGGACCCGCTGACCCCGCTGTGGCGGGCGTCGGGTTCGGCGCCGGGTGCCGAGTACCGGGACACCGGGGCGCTGCTGACGGCCGCGCTGCAGGCCGGAAGCGCGGTGCGGACGGTGGAGCTGGCGGTGCGGTATGCGGGGGAGCGCGAGCAGTTCGGGCAGCCGATCGGGGGCTTCCAGGCCGTCAAGCACCTGTGCGCGCGGATGCTGGTACGGGCCGAGGTGGCGCGTACGGCGGTCTACGCGGCGGCGGTGACCGGGGACCCCGCCGAGATCGCCACCGCCAAGCTGCTCGCGGACGGGGCGGCCGTGCGGGGCGCCCGGGACTGCCTCCAGGTGCACGGCGGGATGGGGTTCACGTGGGAGGCGGACGTGCACCTGCACCTGAAGCGGGCCTGGGTGCGGGCGGAGCAGTGGCGCACGGCGGCGGAGGCGGAGGAGCTGCTGGCGGAGCGGCTGCTCGCGGACGACGCGTCGTAG
- a CDS encoding pentapeptide repeat-containing protein, translating to MSGQGYGFLLAGKVEPQDLARVLDEVFAAGTGAVEVAPQWDADAWRWDTPVQCGYEWFSHGDIAGALHVYAGPAVPDPPSGETIARALARELGTAVLVDWRTHPWVEQVLTPGGGATFARVDDLEGDAEGCEVTATHAWVEEFPNAVVEGLPEVVRHAPLAPQGTAPRLWLWTDLICRMEAGWPPVRWYGIDMYRENLESRDELRDLEGDPELGAQLEALDARFRAVTVEDAGLEIGADPAATPWYWHRRPAVLPWRVLLPADPEAADRLWEWVLAGASGGEDLMGLDLSGAVLDGADFTESWAYDAKFAGARLVGACFYRSHLKGADLSGADATGACFVRADLDESVLRGTVLDGADLVRAELYGADLRGASLRGARILGAVLLETDLRGADLSGAVLQENSFGVTVDDSTVVAGLTGTVFGPAEHVAPDGSRTTLAGGELEDWIAARGGDVRVLTPRRP from the coding sequence ATGAGCGGACAGGGCTACGGCTTCCTCCTCGCCGGGAAGGTGGAACCGCAGGACCTCGCCCGGGTACTGGACGAGGTGTTCGCGGCGGGCACGGGGGCCGTCGAGGTCGCACCCCAGTGGGATGCCGACGCCTGGCGGTGGGACACGCCCGTCCAGTGCGGGTACGAGTGGTTCAGCCACGGCGACATCGCCGGTGCGCTCCACGTCTACGCCGGTCCCGCCGTGCCGGATCCGCCGTCCGGCGAGACCATCGCGCGGGCGCTGGCACGGGAGTTGGGGACGGCGGTGCTGGTCGACTGGCGGACCCACCCGTGGGTCGAGCAGGTCCTCACCCCCGGAGGCGGGGCCACCTTCGCGCGGGTAGACGACCTGGAGGGGGACGCCGAGGGGTGCGAGGTGACCGCGACGCACGCCTGGGTCGAGGAGTTCCCGAACGCCGTGGTCGAGGGGCTTCCCGAGGTGGTGCGGCACGCACCCCTCGCGCCCCAAGGCACCGCCCCCCGCCTGTGGCTGTGGACCGACCTGATCTGCCGCATGGAGGCCGGGTGGCCCCCCGTGCGCTGGTACGGGATCGACATGTACCGGGAGAACCTGGAGTCCCGCGACGAGCTGCGCGACCTGGAAGGCGACCCCGAGCTGGGGGCCCAGCTGGAGGCCCTCGACGCCAGGTTCCGGGCCGTGACCGTCGAGGACGCCGGCCTGGAGATCGGCGCCGACCCGGCCGCCACCCCCTGGTATTGGCACCGGCGCCCCGCCGTACTGCCCTGGCGGGTGCTGCTGCCCGCCGACCCGGAGGCCGCCGACCGGCTGTGGGAGTGGGTCCTGGCCGGGGCTTCGGGCGGGGAGGACCTGATGGGGCTCGACCTCAGCGGGGCGGTGCTGGACGGCGCCGACTTCACCGAGTCCTGGGCCTACGACGCCAAGTTCGCCGGCGCCCGCCTGGTCGGAGCCTGCTTCTACCGCTCCCACCTCAAGGGCGCCGACCTCTCCGGGGCCGACGCCACCGGCGCCTGCTTCGTACGGGCCGACCTCGACGAGTCCGTCCTGCGCGGCACCGTCCTCGACGGGGCCGACCTCGTCCGGGCCGAGCTGTACGGGGCCGACCTGCGCGGCGCGAGCCTGCGCGGCGCCCGCATCCTGGGGGCGGTGCTGCTGGAGACCGACCTGCGCGGGGCCGACCTCAGCGGCGCGGTCCTCCAGGAGAACTCCTTCGGGGTGACGGTGGACGACAGCACCGTGGTGGCGGGACTGACCGGCACCGTCTTCGGGCCGGCGGAACACGTCGCACCGGACGGGTCCCGCACCACCCTCGCCGGCGGCGAGCTGGAGGACTGGATAGCGGCGCGCGGAGGCGACGTACGCGTCCTCACACCGCGCCGGCCGTAA
- a CDS encoding acyl-CoA dehydrogenase has protein sequence MDLAYTEEEQDFRARLREWLAKALPELPAKPAPEDWPGRRAYDLGWQRRLYDAGYAGLHWPLDAGGRGATPTQHLIFLEETERAGAPYVGANFVGLLHAGPTIAAEGTAEQRARWLPPVLRGDEVWCQGFSEPDAGSDLASLRTRAVRDGDAYVVTGSKIWTSHAEVADWCELLVRTDAQAPKHRGISWLAMPMDAPGVTVRPLRTLAGSAEFAEVFLDEVRVPVANRVGAENDGWRVTMVTLSFERGTAFVGEVVACRRTLARLARTAKDNGRWDDPVIRRTLGRLYGEFGALWRLTQWNVSASQRSGGVPGTGGSVFKLAYSHARQELYEAAAAVLGSSALSLEEEWVLDRLSSLSYTIAAGTSQIQRNIVAERILGLPKGR, from the coding sequence ATGGACCTCGCCTACACCGAGGAGGAGCAGGACTTCCGCGCCCGGCTGCGCGAGTGGCTGGCCAAGGCGCTGCCCGAGCTGCCCGCCAAGCCCGCACCGGAGGACTGGCCGGGCCGCCGCGCCTACGACCTCGGCTGGCAGCGCCGGCTCTACGACGCCGGGTACGCGGGCCTGCACTGGCCCCTCGACGCCGGCGGCCGGGGCGCCACCCCGACCCAGCACCTGATCTTCCTCGAGGAGACCGAGCGCGCGGGAGCCCCGTACGTCGGCGCCAACTTCGTCGGCCTGCTGCACGCGGGACCCACCATCGCCGCCGAGGGCACGGCCGAGCAGCGGGCGCGCTGGCTGCCGCCCGTACTGCGCGGGGACGAGGTGTGGTGCCAGGGCTTCAGCGAGCCCGACGCCGGCTCCGACCTGGCCTCCCTGCGCACGAGGGCGGTGCGCGACGGGGACGCGTACGTGGTCACCGGATCGAAGATCTGGACCTCGCACGCCGAGGTCGCCGACTGGTGCGAGCTGCTGGTGCGCACCGACGCGCAGGCCCCGAAACACCGGGGGATCTCCTGGCTGGCCATGCCGATGGACGCGCCGGGGGTCACGGTCCGGCCGCTGCGCACCCTCGCCGGATCGGCCGAGTTCGCGGAGGTGTTCCTGGACGAGGTCCGCGTCCCGGTCGCCAACCGGGTCGGCGCGGAGAACGACGGCTGGCGGGTCACGATGGTGACCCTGTCCTTCGAGCGCGGCACCGCCTTCGTCGGCGAGGTCGTCGCCTGCCGGCGGACGCTCGCGCGGCTGGCCCGTACGGCGAAGGACAACGGCCGCTGGGACGATCCCGTGATACGTCGCACCCTGGGACGGCTCTACGGGGAATTCGGGGCCCTCTGGCGGCTGACGCAGTGGAACGTCAGCGCCTCACAGCGCTCGGGCGGCGTCCCGGGTACGGGGGGCAGCGTCTTCAAGCTGGCGTACTCGCACGCGCGGCAGGAGCTGTACGAGGCGGCCGCGGCGGTCCTGGGATCCTCGGCCCTGTCCCTCGAGGAGGAGTGGGTCCTGGACCGGCTCTCGTCGCTCTCGTACACCATCGCGGCGGGCACCTCCCAGATCCAGCGGAACATCGTGGCCGAGCGGATCCTCGGCCTGCCGAAGGGGCGGTGA
- a CDS encoding AMP-binding protein: MTDTATGTAAELSRSRTLWELIARRAALTPDTTVLIEAAENPATENPATDRRLTFGELRERAERVAAGLYGMGVRPGTVVAWQLPTRIETVLLSAALARLGAVQSPVIPFYRDREVGFALRESKAEFFAVPGTWRGFDHTAMAARLGAHGVFEAYATLPDGDPAVLPPPPADGTSVRWIYWTSGTTSDPKGVLHTDRSLIAGGSCLAHALRLTPADVGSMAFPYAHIAGPDYTVMLLLYGFPAVLFEKFAMPDALDGYRRHRVTLAGGSTAFYSMFLAEQRKDPAVRLLPSLRLLAGGGAPKPPEIYHAVVRELGCRLTHGYGMTEVPMITMGSPDDTPENLATTEGRPPEGMSIRITTPGGTPLPAGTDGEVRLRGEAVCQGYLSRADSEGAFDTDGYLITGDLGHLTASGHLVLTGRSKDVIIRKGENISAKEIEDLLHQLPGVGDVAVIGLPDEERGERVCAVVEQPPGAAPLTLPQVTAYLRSQGLSPHKLPEQLELIDALPRNDALRKVLKYRLRERYA, from the coding sequence ATGACGGACACCGCGACCGGCACCGCGGCAGAGCTGAGCCGCTCCCGCACCCTGTGGGAGCTGATCGCCCGCCGGGCCGCACTGACCCCCGACACCACCGTCCTGATCGAGGCGGCCGAGAACCCGGCGACCGAGAACCCGGCGACCGACCGACGGCTGACCTTCGGGGAGCTGCGCGAGCGCGCCGAACGCGTCGCGGCGGGCCTGTACGGCATGGGCGTACGCCCCGGCACCGTCGTCGCCTGGCAACTGCCGACCCGCATCGAGACGGTCCTGCTCTCGGCCGCCCTCGCCCGCCTCGGCGCCGTCCAGTCGCCCGTGATCCCCTTCTACCGCGACCGCGAGGTCGGCTTCGCGCTGCGCGAGTCCAAGGCGGAGTTCTTCGCCGTACCCGGCACCTGGCGCGGCTTCGACCACACCGCCATGGCCGCCCGGCTCGGCGCGCACGGGGTCTTCGAGGCGTACGCGACCCTCCCCGACGGCGACCCGGCCGTGCTGCCCCCGCCGCCGGCCGACGGGACCTCCGTCCGCTGGATCTACTGGACCTCCGGCACCACCTCCGACCCCAAGGGCGTCCTGCACACCGACCGCTCCCTGATCGCGGGCGGCTCCTGCCTCGCCCACGCCCTGCGCCTGACCCCGGCCGACGTCGGCTCGATGGCCTTCCCGTACGCGCACATAGCCGGGCCGGACTACACCGTGATGCTGCTGCTGTACGGGTTCCCGGCGGTGCTCTTCGAGAAGTTCGCGATGCCGGACGCCCTGGACGGCTACCGCCGCCACCGAGTCACCCTCGCCGGCGGCTCCACCGCCTTCTACTCCATGTTCCTGGCCGAGCAGCGCAAGGACCCGGCCGTCAGGCTCCTGCCGAGCCTGCGGCTGCTCGCGGGCGGCGGCGCCCCCAAACCCCCGGAGATCTACCACGCGGTCGTCCGCGAGCTGGGCTGCCGGCTGACCCACGGCTACGGCATGACCGAGGTCCCGATGATCACCATGGGCTCCCCGGACGACACCCCGGAGAACCTCGCCACCACCGAGGGCCGGCCCCCCGAGGGCATGTCCATCCGCATCACCACCCCCGGCGGCACCCCCCTGCCCGCCGGCACCGACGGCGAGGTCCGGCTGCGCGGCGAGGCCGTCTGCCAGGGCTACCTGAGCCGCGCGGACTCCGAGGGAGCCTTCGACACCGACGGCTACCTGATCACCGGCGACCTGGGCCACCTCACCGCCTCCGGCCACCTGGTCCTCACCGGACGCAGCAAGGACGTGATCATCCGCAAGGGCGAGAACATCTCGGCGAAGGAGATCGAGGACCTCCTCCACCAGCTCCCCGGCGTCGGCGACGTGGCCGTCATCGGCCTGCCGGACGAGGAACGCGGCGAGCGCGTCTGCGCCGTCGTCGAACAGCCGCCCGGCGCCGCCCCCCTCACCCTCCCCCAGGTCACCGCGTACCTGCGCTCGCAGGGGCTGTCGCCCCACAAACTCCCCGAGCAGCTGGAGCTGATCGACGCGCTGCCCCGCAACGACGCCCTGCGCAAGGTGCTGAAGTACCGGCTGCGCGAGCGCTACGCCTGA
- a CDS encoding ATP-binding protein gives MQVLQVQLEVGPDPAEVGRARRWARSRLAGSGIGDDEPLAETLILLISELVTNAVVHTGCPAVLRMLFGEPGVRVEVADASDRAPARRQAGGEDTGGRGLELVDGLADRWGWQREGAGKRIWCEIDRAVTEAPEAAPKGTSKGTPKGTPKGTLKNCGLMREPHVYL, from the coding sequence GTGCAGGTGCTTCAGGTACAGCTGGAGGTAGGACCGGACCCCGCCGAGGTCGGCCGGGCGCGCCGGTGGGCGCGGTCCCGGCTGGCGGGGTCCGGCATAGGGGATGACGAGCCGCTCGCCGAGACGCTGATCCTCCTGATCTCCGAGCTGGTCACGAACGCGGTCGTGCACACGGGCTGTCCGGCCGTGCTGCGGATGCTGTTCGGGGAGCCGGGGGTGCGGGTCGAGGTGGCCGACGCGAGCGACCGGGCGCCGGCCCGGCGGCAGGCCGGCGGCGAGGACACCGGCGGGCGCGGGCTGGAGCTGGTGGACGGGCTCGCGGACCGGTGGGGCTGGCAGCGCGAGGGCGCGGGCAAACGCATCTGGTGCGAGATCGACCGGGCCGTGACGGAGGCTCCGGAAGCAGCCCCGAAAGGGACCTCGAAGGGAACCCCGAAAGGGACCCCAAAAGGGACTCTGAAAAATTGTGGGCTTATGAGGGAACCGCACGTGTACCTCTAA
- a CDS encoding FAD-dependent oxidoreductase, which yields MDADVLTDTGVLTTDVLIVGAGPAGLALAVDLARHGVRALLAERTAGLFPGSRGKGIQPRTLEVLDDLGVHDAVRAAGGPYPVGMIWQDGKQLGEHVMSDETEPGEGAPYHEPWMVPQWRTQEILLARLAELGGGVAFGRELVGIVQDADGVTAEFASGAPVRARYAVAADGGRSTVRRALGIGMTGETVDPNPMLVADVRITGLDREHWHVFPPAAADGTGFLAICPLAGTADFQVAAQLPEGGGDIDLSLDGVREVIAARSHLDPADVTEVRWASDFRPRAAMADRFREGRIFLVGDAAHVHSPAGGQGLNTSVQDAYNLGWKLAAVLRGAAPESLLASYEEERLPVAAEMLGLSTRIHRGEARRGAATQQLGLGYRGSSLAAETRTDLPADALRAGDRAPDGIRGGVRLFDAFRGPHWTLLSVGEPSAALPELPGVRTVRIPSYEAYGDGVFLVRPDGYIAWAGTTPEHVAAYAAGVGCRGCDMPLSA from the coding sequence ATGGACGCGGACGTACTCACGGACACGGGCGTACTGACGACGGACGTACTGATCGTCGGGGCGGGGCCCGCCGGGCTCGCCCTCGCCGTGGACCTCGCCCGGCACGGGGTGCGCGCCCTCCTCGCGGAGCGGACGGCCGGCCTCTTCCCCGGATCCCGCGGCAAGGGCATCCAGCCGCGCACCCTGGAGGTCCTCGACGACCTCGGCGTCCACGACGCGGTCCGGGCGGCCGGCGGCCCGTACCCGGTCGGAATGATCTGGCAGGACGGGAAGCAGCTGGGCGAGCACGTGATGTCCGACGAGACCGAGCCGGGCGAGGGCGCGCCGTACCACGAGCCCTGGATGGTGCCGCAGTGGCGCACGCAGGAGATCCTCCTGGCCCGGCTCGCCGAGCTGGGCGGGGGCGTCGCCTTCGGCCGGGAGCTGGTGGGCATCGTGCAGGACGCGGACGGGGTGACGGCCGAGTTCGCCTCCGGCGCGCCCGTCCGGGCGCGGTACGCCGTCGCCGCCGACGGGGGCCGCTCGACGGTGCGGCGCGCCCTCGGGATCGGGATGACGGGCGAGACCGTGGACCCGAACCCGATGCTGGTGGCCGACGTCCGCATCACCGGCCTCGACCGGGAGCACTGGCACGTCTTCCCGCCCGCCGCCGCCGACGGCACCGGATTCCTCGCGATCTGCCCCCTGGCCGGGACCGCCGACTTCCAGGTCGCCGCGCAACTCCCCGAGGGCGGCGGGGACATCGACCTCTCCCTCGACGGCGTCCGCGAGGTGATCGCCGCCCGCTCGCACCTGGATCCCGCCGATGTGACCGAGGTGCGCTGGGCCTCGGACTTCCGGCCGCGCGCGGCGATGGCCGACCGGTTCCGGGAGGGCCGGATCTTCCTCGTCGGCGACGCCGCGCACGTCCACTCGCCCGCCGGCGGGCAGGGGCTCAACACCAGCGTCCAGGACGCCTACAACCTGGGCTGGAAGCTGGCCGCGGTCCTGCGCGGGGCGGCCCCGGAGAGCCTGCTCGCCTCGTACGAGGAGGAGCGGCTGCCCGTCGCCGCCGAGATGCTCGGCCTGTCGACCCGGATCCACCGCGGCGAGGCCCGGCGCGGGGCGGCCACCCAGCAGCTCGGCCTCGGCTACCGGGGCTCGTCGCTGGCGGCGGAGACCCGTACGGACCTGCCCGCCGACGCCCTCCGGGCCGGCGACCGGGCCCCGGACGGCATCCGTGGCGGAGTCCGGCTCTTCGACGCGTTCCGGGGACCGCACTGGACCCTGCTGTCCGTCGGCGAGCCCTCGGCCGCCCTTCCGGAGCTGCCGGGCGTACGCACCGTGCGCATCCCCTCGTACGAGGCGTACGGCGACGGCGTCTTCCTCGTCCGGCCGGACGGCTACATCGCCTGGGCGGGCACGACGCCGGAGCACGTGGCGGCGTACGCGGCAGGGGTGGGGTGCAGGGGGTGTGACATGCCGCTGTCGGCGTAA
- a CDS encoding amidohydrolase family protein: MGLELPRIISVDDHVIEPAHLFDVWLPAKYRDRGPKALTAGIGELEYTGGKYVISMDPDGPPTDWWIYEDLKFPYKRNIAAVGFDRDDMTLEGITREEMRRGCWDPKARLLDMDLNHVEASLCFPTFPRFCGQTFAEAHDKEVALACVRAYNDWMVEEWCGDSGGRLIPLCIIPLWDIDLAVAEIRRNAARGVRAVTFSEIPTHLGLPSIHSGYWDPFFAVCQETGTVVNMHIGSSSQMPAASPDAPPAVQASLSFNNAMASMMDFLFSGVLVKFPTLKLAYSEGQMGWIPYALERADDVWQEHRAWGGVKDLIPEPPSTYYYRQIFCCFFRDKHGIASLDVVGRDNATFETDYPHVDSTFPHTKEVALDHVRGLDEETVYKLMRGNAIRMLGLSFDRDR, encoded by the coding sequence ATGGGACTGGAACTGCCTCGGATCATCAGCGTCGACGACCACGTGATCGAGCCCGCCCACCTCTTCGACGTGTGGCTGCCCGCCAAGTACCGGGACCGCGGGCCCAAGGCGCTCACCGCCGGGATCGGCGAGCTGGAGTACACCGGCGGCAAGTACGTGATCTCCATGGATCCCGACGGCCCGCCGACCGACTGGTGGATCTACGAGGACCTGAAGTTCCCGTACAAGCGCAACATCGCCGCCGTCGGCTTCGACCGCGACGACATGACCCTGGAGGGCATCACCCGCGAGGAGATGCGGCGCGGCTGCTGGGACCCCAAGGCGCGGCTCCTCGACATGGACCTCAACCACGTCGAGGCCTCCCTGTGCTTCCCCACCTTCCCGCGCTTCTGCGGCCAGACCTTCGCGGAGGCCCACGACAAGGAAGTGGCCCTCGCCTGCGTGCGCGCGTACAACGACTGGATGGTCGAGGAGTGGTGCGGCGACAGCGGCGGCCGGCTGATCCCGCTGTGCATCATCCCGCTGTGGGACATCGACCTGGCCGTCGCCGAGATCCGCCGCAACGCCGCCCGGGGCGTGCGCGCGGTGACCTTCTCCGAGATCCCGACCCACCTGGGGCTGCCGTCCATCCACTCCGGGTACTGGGACCCCTTCTTCGCCGTCTGCCAGGAGACCGGCACGGTCGTGAACATGCACATCGGGTCCTCCTCCCAGATGCCCGCCGCCTCCCCCGACGCACCGCCCGCCGTCCAGGCCTCGCTGAGCTTCAACAACGCCATGGCCTCGATGATGGACTTCCTCTTCAGCGGGGTCCTGGTGAAGTTCCCGACGCTCAAACTCGCCTACAGCGAAGGCCAGATGGGCTGGATCCCCTACGCCCTGGAGCGCGCCGACGACGTGTGGCAGGAGCACCGCGCCTGGGGCGGGGTCAAGGACCTGATCCCCGAGCCGCCGTCCACGTACTACTACCGGCAGATCTTCTGCTGCTTCTTCCGCGACAAGCACGGCATCGCCTCGCTGGACGTGGTCGGCCGCGACAACGCCACCTTCGAGACCGACTACCCGCACGTGGACTCGACCTTCCCGCACACCAAGGAGGTCGCCCTCGACCACGTGCGGGGCCTGGACGAGGAGACCGTGTACAAGCTGATGCGCGGCAACGCCATCCGCATGCTGGGCCTGTCCTTCGACCGGGACCGCTGA
- a CDS encoding TetR/AcrR family transcriptional regulator C-terminal domain-containing protein: protein MVTRRSPKLDKKQAVDTSLRLLNELGLDGLSLRAIAKELDVQAPALYWHFKNKQELLDEMATEMYRRMVADAALSPDLSWQDRLLAANRGLRTALLRYRDGAKVFSGSRFTGTEHAVEMEANLRALVAAGFELPQAVRATTTAYFFTLGFVTEEQGVEPLPGERREGFDVDERAERLADFPLAAEAGAELFQDYDEGFEEGLRLVIAGIAARYGVA, encoded by the coding sequence GTGGTTACGCGCAGATCCCCCAAGCTGGACAAGAAGCAGGCCGTCGACACCTCGCTGAGGCTGCTCAACGAGCTGGGCCTGGACGGGCTCAGCCTGCGGGCCATCGCCAAGGAGCTGGACGTCCAGGCACCCGCCCTGTACTGGCACTTCAAGAACAAGCAGGAGCTGCTCGACGAGATGGCGACGGAGATGTACCGCCGGATGGTCGCGGACGCCGCGCTCTCCCCGGACCTCTCCTGGCAGGACCGCCTCCTCGCCGCCAACCGCGGCCTGCGCACCGCCCTGCTCCGCTACCGCGACGGCGCGAAGGTCTTCAGCGGCTCCCGCTTCACCGGCACCGAGCACGCCGTCGAGATGGAGGCGAACCTCCGCGCCCTCGTCGCGGCGGGCTTCGAGCTCCCCCAGGCCGTCCGCGCCACCACCACGGCCTACTTCTTCACCCTCGGCTTCGTCACCGAGGAACAGGGCGTGGAGCCGCTCCCCGGCGAGCGCCGGGAGGGCTTCGACGTGGACGAGCGCGCCGAGCGGCTGGCCGACTTCCCCCTCGCCGCCGAGGCCGGCGCCGAGCTCTTCCAGGACTACGACGAGGGCTTCGAGGAAGGCCTGCGCCTGGTGATCGCGGGCATCGCGGCCCGGTACGGGGTCGCCTGA